A genome region from Haloarcula rubripromontorii includes the following:
- a CDS encoding DUF7321 family protein — protein MVSDGLVATVVLLSVSLSLPCFLYGAYYIIETEPVTWDVLVHHLKFVTTGLVLTTVPMVFWMIPRLPDQLGGLSAVHAMLGLQAYALLAFGGTGIVRIFRAKREHDLYNEYDEDLLLDEIGDETFSHWRSRLRIGVFGYVIFWLLAYLVGIARYALRYVA, from the coding sequence ATGGTGTCGGACGGCCTCGTGGCCACAGTCGTGTTACTGTCGGTGAGCCTCAGTCTCCCCTGTTTCCTGTACGGCGCGTACTACATCATCGAGACGGAGCCGGTCACCTGGGACGTGCTCGTGCATCATCTGAAGTTCGTCACGACGGGGCTGGTGCTGACCACCGTCCCGATGGTATTCTGGATGATCCCGCGCCTCCCGGACCAGCTCGGCGGTCTGTCCGCCGTCCACGCGATGCTCGGCCTGCAGGCCTACGCGCTGCTGGCCTTCGGCGGAACGGGAATCGTTCGCATCTTCCGTGCAAAGCGGGAACATGACCTCTATAACGAGTACGATGAAGACCTGTTGCTTGACGAAATCGGTGACGAGACGTTCAGCCACTGGCGCTCACGGCTCCGTATCGGCGTGTTCGGCTACGTCATCTTCTGGCTGCTGGCGTATCTGGTCGGCATCGCCCGCTACGCTCTCCGGTACGTCGCGTAA
- a CDS encoding universal stress protein, translating into MYEHILFPTDGSDGAAAALAHARNLAETHNATLHIMTVLDTSSPHIGMTAAGPEGATTGMVAEEHDASEPGMVGEEHNIESSLQERAQAIVEAAADEVDSVDTVTAVERGPPHSAILDYATENDIDLIVMGTHGRTGIERYLLGSVAEKVVRTSDVPVLTARLGDDEN; encoded by the coding sequence ATGTACGAACACATTCTCTTTCCGACAGACGGGAGTGACGGAGCAGCAGCCGCGCTGGCACACGCACGGAATCTCGCCGAGACGCACAACGCGACGTTGCACATCATGACCGTCCTCGATACGTCGTCGCCACACATCGGGATGACCGCCGCCGGACCGGAGGGAGCGACGACCGGCATGGTTGCGGAGGAACACGACGCGTCGGAGCCGGGGATGGTCGGCGAAGAGCACAACATCGAATCGTCACTACAGGAGCGAGCGCAGGCAATCGTCGAGGCTGCGGCGGACGAGGTTGACAGCGTCGATACCGTTACCGCTGTTGAACGCGGCCCCCCGCACAGCGCGATCCTCGACTACGCCACCGAGAACGACATCGACCTCATCGTTATGGGGACCCACGGTCGGACGGGTATCGAGCGGTATCTGCTCGGCAGCGTCGCTGAAAAGGTCGTTCGGACGTCCGACGTGCCTGTGCTCACTGCACGCCTCGGTGACGACGAAAACTGA
- the nth gene encoding endonuclease III, with protein sequence MGTPLESREEQATEVVDRLHEEYPDSAISLNYSNRLELLIAVVLSAQCTDERVNEVTADLFEKYQSPEDYAAASEEQLAEDIYGITFHNNKGGYLQGIGEILTDEHDGEVPDTMSALTDLPGVGRKTANVVLQHGHDIVEGIVVDTHVQRLSRRLGLTEQERPEAIEQDLLDVVPEDEWQQFTHLLIDHGRAVCGARSADCGACVLADICPSEKGDSEVDLATGEAW encoded by the coding sequence ATGGGAACACCGCTGGAGTCACGCGAGGAACAGGCAACGGAAGTCGTCGACCGTCTCCATGAAGAATACCCCGATTCGGCTATCTCGCTGAACTACAGCAACCGTCTGGAACTGCTGATTGCCGTCGTCCTCTCGGCGCAGTGTACTGACGAGCGAGTCAACGAAGTCACAGCGGACCTGTTCGAGAAGTACCAGAGCCCCGAGGACTACGCCGCGGCCTCCGAGGAGCAACTTGCCGAGGACATCTACGGCATCACGTTCCACAACAACAAGGGCGGCTATCTTCAGGGAATCGGAGAAATTCTGACAGACGAACACGACGGCGAGGTCCCGGACACGATGTCCGCCCTCACTGACCTCCCGGGCGTCGGCCGCAAGACGGCCAATGTCGTTCTCCAGCACGGCCACGACATCGTTGAGGGAATCGTCGTCGACACGCACGTCCAGCGCCTGTCACGACGGCTGGGGCTCACGGAGCAGGAGCGCCCGGAAGCTATCGAGCAGGATCTGCTCGACGTGGTACCCGAAGACGAGTGGCAACAGTTCACACACCTGCTCATCGACCACGGGCGAGCGGTGTGTGGGGCGCGTTCGGCGGACTGCGGTGCGTGCGTACTCGCGGATATCTGTCCCTCGGAAAAGGGCGACAGCGAGGTCGACCTTGCCACCGGCGAGGCGTGGTAG
- a CDS encoding GNAT family N-acetyltransferase has protein sequence MPGPVFIHGDRVTLHPQHATDSDLLQRLFNEPQVRQNIGFCEPLSEPAAEDFDRRDADTHFVVCVDDEPVGSCLLHEDRHQWGFGVLGYSICPDHWGNGYATDAVDCLAQHAFQELRLNKLGADCYATNPASARVLEKVGFQQEGRRRDHAFVDGEYVDLLEYGLLADEWTA, from the coding sequence ATGCCAGGTCCAGTGTTTATCCACGGCGACCGGGTGACGCTTCATCCACAGCACGCAACCGATAGCGACCTGCTCCAGCGCCTGTTCAACGAGCCGCAGGTCCGGCAGAACATCGGATTCTGCGAGCCACTCTCTGAGCCTGCCGCCGAAGATTTCGATCGTCGCGATGCCGATACGCACTTTGTTGTCTGTGTGGACGATGAGCCGGTCGGGTCGTGTCTGCTTCACGAAGACCGACATCAGTGGGGGTTTGGTGTACTCGGGTACTCGATCTGTCCGGACCACTGGGGCAACGGCTACGCCACCGATGCTGTCGACTGTCTCGCCCAACATGCGTTTCAGGAACTGCGACTGAACAAACTCGGTGCGGACTGCTATGCCACCAACCCGGCCTCCGCACGTGTACTCGAAAAAGTAGGGTTCCAGCAGGAGGGCCGACGGCGCGACCACGCCTTCGTCGACGGCGAGTACGTCGACTTGCTGGAGTATGGCCTGCTCGCTGACGAGTGGACAGCTTGA
- a CDS encoding GNAT family N-acetyltransferase, producing the protein MPGPTFLRGETVALRTVEDEDVEFLQETVNDPDVRHGLSATEPISEQAEREWVESVASGETDDVHLLVCVDGEAVGIIGLNDVTDRIGMAELGYWLTPDAWGNGYATDAARTITEYAFQERRFHRVYAKVFAGNEGSQRVLEKTGFQREGTMRDHWFRDGRYEDVCLYGLLEGELNRGV; encoded by the coding sequence ATGCCCGGACCAACATTCCTCCGGGGCGAAACGGTAGCGCTCCGAACGGTCGAAGACGAAGATGTCGAGTTCCTGCAAGAGACGGTCAACGACCCGGATGTGAGACACGGCCTCTCTGCCACAGAGCCGATCTCCGAACAGGCAGAACGCGAATGGGTCGAATCCGTCGCCAGCGGCGAGACCGACGACGTGCATCTGCTCGTCTGTGTCGACGGCGAGGCGGTCGGCATCATCGGGCTGAACGATGTCACAGACCGGATCGGAATGGCCGAACTCGGCTACTGGCTCACGCCGGACGCGTGGGGCAACGGCTACGCGACCGACGCCGCCCGGACGATCACCGAGTACGCCTTTCAGGAGCGTCGATTCCATCGGGTGTACGCGAAGGTCTTCGCCGGCAACGAAGGCTCCCAGCGCGTGCTCGAGAAGACCGGGTTCCAGCGAGAGGGGACGATGCGGGACCACTGGTTCCGCGACGGCCGTTACGAAGACGTGTGCCTCTACGGCCTGTTAGAAGGCGAACTGAACCGCGGTGTATAG
- a CDS encoding redoxin domain-containing protein, whose protein sequence is MLSPGDPAPDFGLQGTAYGDVGAYRLSAATNRAPAVVAFVPSDDPDSRSLLTEFAQTDWASISDAVAVFGVLAAGIDDCRSLAASLSLPYPLLADTHGVAAQFGVRIQDGHGQRAVFVVDQRCRVRAATLVDDADGTASALDTVLRGLAEL, encoded by the coding sequence ATGCTCTCTCCCGGTGACCCCGCCCCCGATTTCGGTCTGCAAGGGACCGCGTACGGGGATGTCGGTGCCTATCGACTGTCGGCTGCGACGAACCGCGCGCCGGCGGTTGTGGCGTTCGTGCCCAGTGACGACCCCGATTCACGAAGCCTTCTCACCGAGTTCGCCCAGACAGACTGGGCGAGCATATCAGATGCCGTGGCTGTCTTCGGCGTTCTCGCGGCAGGCATCGACGACTGCCGGTCGCTCGCGGCATCGCTATCGCTGCCTTACCCGTTGCTGGCCGACACCCACGGTGTCGCTGCTCAGTTCGGCGTCCGAATACAGGACGGCCACGGCCAGCGAGCGGTGTTCGTTGTCGACCAGCGATGTCGTGTTCGGGCGGCGACTCTGGTCGACGACGCTGACGGGACCGCGTCGGCTCTCGACACGGTTCTGCGTGGCCTCGCCGAGCTGTAG
- a CDS encoding PRC-barrel domain-containing protein yields the protein MENLPQEITALVGREVYSKNGVFVGEVEDLRLELDRKEVTGLALHQLNTELFDEEVNAARGVIIPYRWVQAVGDVVIVSDIVERLRQPEAGDEEEEVPA from the coding sequence ATGGAGAATCTGCCACAGGAGATTACAGCCCTCGTTGGTCGCGAGGTGTATTCGAAAAACGGTGTGTTCGTCGGCGAAGTCGAAGACCTCCGGCTGGAACTCGACCGCAAGGAAGTGACAGGGCTGGCACTCCACCAGCTTAACACGGAGCTGTTTGACGAAGAAGTGAACGCGGCACGCGGCGTCATTATTCCGTACCGGTGGGTCCAGGCCGTCGGCGATGTCGTCATCGTTAGCGATATCGTCGAACGGCTCCGTCAGCCCGAAGCCGGCGACGAAGAAGAAGAAGTCCCCGCCTAG
- a CDS encoding DHH family phosphoesterase, protein MSTASGITMASMSTYAILGCGSVGHAVAEELVEEGKDVLILDADEGRVEALRDQDLNAQQADICETDVAQTVADRDVVLIMSPDVNANAEAVQNIRESGGEQFIVARADDPVSADDLTELGADIVINPSAVIADSALRALETGELEYKASQLGDVIDGTEERMAILIHRSPDPDSIASAAALRAIAASRDVEADIIYEGEIGHQENRAFVNLLGIELTSNEDVDLDEYDTFALVDVAKGGEPAIDTVDIVIDHYEHEHELEHDAAFSDIRPNISATSTILTKYIQELDLNLDQSVATALLYGIRAETLDFKRDTTPADLTAAAYLYPFADHDTLEQVESPSMSPETLDVLAEAIRNREVQGSHLVSNAGFIRDRDALAQAAQHLLNLEGITTTAVFAIADDTIYLAARSKDIRMNIGKVLSDAFGGMGETAGHSTDASVEIPLGIFTGLDTSDDNRDTLLELTEEAVKRKLFEAMGVDSSSSESSNGN, encoded by the coding sequence ATGAGCACAGCCAGCGGCATCACGATGGCCTCTATGTCGACCTACGCCATCCTCGGGTGTGGGAGTGTTGGCCACGCCGTGGCGGAAGAACTCGTCGAGGAGGGGAAAGACGTACTCATCCTCGACGCGGACGAGGGGCGAGTCGAGGCGCTCCGTGATCAGGACCTCAATGCACAGCAAGCCGACATTTGCGAGACTGACGTCGCTCAGACGGTTGCCGACCGCGACGTGGTTCTCATCATGTCCCCGGACGTGAACGCTAACGCCGAAGCAGTGCAAAACATCCGCGAGTCCGGCGGTGAACAGTTCATTGTCGCTCGTGCCGACGACCCCGTGTCGGCCGACGACCTTACTGAACTTGGCGCAGACATAGTCATCAACCCCTCCGCGGTCATCGCGGACTCTGCGCTCCGGGCGCTCGAAACGGGCGAACTGGAGTACAAAGCATCACAGCTGGGCGATGTAATCGACGGGACCGAAGAGCGTATGGCGATTCTGATTCACCGGTCGCCGGACCCGGACTCAATCGCATCGGCCGCCGCGTTGCGGGCCATCGCCGCGAGCCGCGACGTCGAGGCCGATATCATCTACGAGGGCGAAATCGGCCATCAGGAGAACCGCGCGTTCGTCAACCTCCTCGGTATCGAACTGACCTCGAACGAGGATGTCGACCTCGACGAGTACGACACGTTCGCGCTCGTAGACGTTGCCAAGGGTGGCGAACCGGCTATCGACACGGTAGACATCGTCATCGACCACTACGAGCACGAACACGAACTGGAACACGACGCTGCCTTCTCGGACATCCGACCGAACATCTCGGCCACGTCGACGATTCTGACGAAGTATATCCAGGAACTGGACCTCAATCTCGACCAGAGCGTCGCCACGGCGCTGTTGTACGGTATCCGCGCCGAGACGCTGGATTTCAAGCGGGATACGACGCCGGCGGACCTGACCGCCGCGGCGTACCTGTACCCGTTCGCCGACCACGACACCCTCGAACAGGTCGAATCGCCGTCGATGAGTCCGGAAACGCTGGACGTACTCGCCGAAGCGATCCGGAACCGCGAGGTCCAGGGGAGCCACCTTGTTTCCAATGCCGGGTTCATCCGGGATCGCGACGCGCTAGCACAGGCAGCACAGCACCTTCTCAATCTGGAAGGCATCACGACCACAGCGGTGTTCGCCATCGCCGATGACACCATCTACCTCGCCGCGCGCTCGAAGGATATCCGGATGAATATCGGGAAGGTGCTGTCGGACGCGTTCGGCGGGATGGGCGAGACAGCGGGCCACTCCACCGATGCCAGTGTCGAGATTCCGCTGGGCATCTTCACCGGCCTGGATACGAGCGACGACAACAGAGATACACTGCTGGAACTCACCGAAGAAGCGGTCAAACGGAAACTGTTCGAAGCGATGGGTGTCGACAGTTCCAGTAGCGAGAGTTCGAACGGCAACTAG
- a CDS encoding GNAT family N-acetyltransferase — translation MSDFDVDVGTWEAFADAATAVRKAVFVEEQGVSEAEELDGNDSDAVQFLARDGEYPVGTARLRFPDPSVGKVERVAVREPYRGDGVGTALIRAVEDAARDDGATALKLHAQTHVEPFYEQLGYETVSDEFEEAGIPHVKMRKRLNG, via the coding sequence ATGAGTGACTTCGACGTCGATGTCGGCACCTGGGAGGCGTTCGCAGATGCAGCAACTGCCGTTCGAAAGGCGGTGTTCGTCGAGGAACAGGGCGTTTCTGAAGCGGAAGAACTCGACGGGAACGACTCGGACGCCGTTCAGTTTCTGGCCCGTGACGGCGAGTATCCAGTCGGCACCGCCCGGCTCCGGTTTCCTGACCCCTCGGTCGGCAAGGTCGAGCGGGTCGCAGTCCGCGAGCCCTATCGGGGCGATGGCGTCGGGACAGCACTGATACGAGCCGTCGAAGACGCCGCGCGTGACGACGGCGCAACAGCGCTCAAACTTCACGCACAGACTCACGTCGAGCCGTTTTATGAACAGCTCGGCTACGAAACAGTCAGTGACGAATTCGAGGAAGCAGGCATCCCACACGTCAAGATGCGAAAGCGACTGAACGGTTGA
- the guaB gene encoding IMP dehydrogenase, which yields MANDSEPFSEKLRVPEALTFDDVLLRPKESRVEPDEADTTTRVSKSVELTVPVLSAAMDTVTESDMAIAMARQGGIGVLHRNMNADQMATEIERVKRADELIIRDVVTASPNQTVREVDEMMEREGVSGAPVVDDDNGEVLGIISGTDIRPYLEVGEDDAVTDAMTDEVVTAPEDVTPREALELMYDHKIERVPIVDGENRLVGLVTMQGILQRREYDQAARDHDGSLRCGAAVGPFEMDRAQVADEAGADILFIDCAHAHNANVIESAREIKAEVDADVVVGNIGTREAAEAVVDFADGVKVGIGPGSICTTRVVTGSGMPQITAVAQVADVASQHDVPVIADGGIRYSGDAIKAIAAGADAVMLGSYFAGTDEAPGRVITMNGKKYKQYRGMGSVGAMNEGGGERYLKDDEEGEEFVPEGVEAATPYKGSLASELHQLVGGMQSGMGYVGAETIPEFKQRAEFVRVSAAGQQESHPHDVMITDEAPNYSPDS from the coding sequence ATGGCGAACGATTCCGAGCCTTTCTCAGAGAAGCTCCGAGTGCCGGAGGCGCTGACGTTCGACGACGTACTCCTCAGACCCAAGGAGTCCCGCGTCGAACCAGACGAGGCAGACACGACGACGCGAGTCTCGAAGTCGGTCGAACTGACCGTCCCTGTCCTCTCCGCGGCGATGGACACCGTCACCGAGAGTGACATGGCGATCGCGATGGCGCGGCAGGGCGGTATCGGTGTCCTCCACCGCAACATGAACGCCGACCAGATGGCGACCGAAATCGAGCGGGTCAAACGCGCCGACGAACTCATTATCCGCGACGTTGTGACGGCCAGTCCGAACCAGACCGTGCGCGAGGTCGACGAGATGATGGAACGGGAGGGCGTCTCTGGCGCGCCGGTCGTCGACGACGACAACGGCGAAGTGCTTGGCATCATCTCCGGGACGGATATCCGCCCGTACCTCGAAGTCGGCGAGGACGACGCCGTCACGGACGCGATGACCGACGAAGTCGTCACCGCCCCCGAAGACGTGACGCCCCGCGAAGCGCTGGAGCTAATGTACGACCACAAGATTGAGCGCGTCCCCATCGTCGACGGCGAGAACCGACTCGTCGGGCTGGTCACGATGCAGGGCATCCTCCAGCGTCGCGAGTACGACCAGGCCGCCCGCGACCACGACGGCTCGCTCCGCTGTGGCGCGGCCGTCGGCCCCTTCGAGATGGACCGCGCGCAGGTTGCGGACGAGGCCGGCGCTGACATCCTGTTCATCGACTGCGCGCACGCCCACAACGCGAATGTCATCGAGAGCGCCCGCGAAATAAAGGCCGAAGTCGACGCCGACGTGGTCGTCGGCAACATCGGGACCCGGGAGGCCGCTGAGGCCGTCGTCGACTTCGCCGACGGTGTCAAGGTCGGTATCGGTCCCGGCTCTATCTGTACGACTCGCGTGGTCACGGGCTCGGGAATGCCTCAGATCACCGCCGTCGCGCAGGTCGCCGACGTGGCGAGCCAGCACGACGTGCCGGTCATCGCCGACGGCGGCATCCGGTACTCCGGCGACGCAATCAAAGCTATCGCTGCCGGAGCGGACGCGGTGATGCTCGGCTCGTACTTCGCCGGAACCGACGAGGCTCCCGGCCGCGTCATCACGATGAACGGCAAGAAGTACAAGCAGTACCGCGGCATGGGCAGCGTCGGCGCGATGAACGAGGGCGGCGGCGAACGATACCTCAAGGACGACGAGGAGGGCGAAGAGTTCGTCCCCGAGGGTGTCGAGGCCGCAACGCCGTACAAAGGCTCGCTGGCCTCCGAACTCCACCAGCTCGTCGGCGGGATGCAGTCCGGTATGGGCTATGTCGGGGCCGAGACGATTCCCGAGTTCAAGCAGCGCGCCGAGTTCGTGCGAGTCTCTGCTGCGGGACAGCAAGAGAGCCACCCACACGACGTGATGATTACGGACGAAGCGCCTAACTACAGCCCCGACAGCTAA
- a CDS encoding DUF5794 domain-containing protein gives MSISRHPIALDIEQQVGRGGRLLATVMGLPLVDGIFPVLVLAGALSTWMGVLEVGLLVFGGSATVAVVLAELEGGPRQQARSVLIIGAVLMPIALIEAALAPTIAGIVKLGTLERFAGLVILAIAAQTASARIGEYLPRPAVIVVLGLLASLDPAGAKLVTAIEPGVLLRAAATTGVGIGFALAVALASPWLRNAVDIDRFRFGSAVALGVLALSVLGVMPTDAPVALAVLAVTALLSFDPENARTRHTEYRPDAVDLTAAFADGGASQGVAADEQTDEGAAVEYEPEQERAPWL, from the coding sequence ATGAGTATCTCCAGACACCCGATTGCGCTCGACATCGAGCAGCAGGTCGGCCGCGGTGGTCGACTGCTGGCAACTGTCATGGGTCTCCCCCTTGTCGACGGTATCTTCCCGGTGCTCGTCCTCGCAGGGGCACTTTCGACCTGGATGGGCGTCCTCGAAGTGGGCTTGCTCGTCTTCGGCGGCTCGGCCACTGTTGCCGTCGTGTTAGCCGAACTCGAAGGCGGCCCCCGGCAACAGGCGCGCTCGGTTCTCATCATCGGCGCTGTCCTGATGCCGATTGCGCTCATCGAAGCAGCCCTTGCGCCGACGATCGCGGGGATCGTCAAACTGGGGACCCTCGAACGCTTCGCCGGCCTCGTCATCCTCGCAATCGCCGCACAGACCGCAAGCGCCCGCATCGGGGAGTACCTCCCGCGGCCGGCCGTTATCGTCGTGCTCGGCCTGCTAGCCAGCCTCGACCCCGCGGGCGCAAAGCTGGTCACCGCCATCGAGCCAGGCGTCCTGCTCCGCGCGGCCGCTACCACCGGCGTCGGTATCGGCTTTGCCCTCGCCGTCGCACTGGCGAGTCCGTGGCTCCGTAACGCCGTCGACATCGACCGGTTCCGCTTCGGTAGCGCTGTCGCGCTCGGCGTCCTCGCCCTCTCTGTCCTCGGCGTGATGCCGACCGACGCGCCAGTGGCACTGGCTGTGCTTGCCGTCACGGCACTGCTGTCGTTCGACCCGGAAAACGCCCGCACGCGTCACACGGAATACCGACCTGATGCCGTGGACCTCACCGCCGCCTTCGCCGACGGCGGCGCGTCCCAGGGCGTCGCCGCCGACGAGCAGACCGATGAAGGAGCCGCGGTCGAGTACGAACCCGAGCAGGAACGCGCCCCGTGGCTGTGA
- a CDS encoding DUF5795 family protein, with protein sequence MSDNRVVQGRMQTPESLAELIEGEDVMDAEPIEDADDDCPECGENVISVGYMPSALEFVTGFKCQECDWSDTDRD encoded by the coding sequence ATGAGCGACAACCGCGTGGTCCAGGGACGGATGCAGACTCCTGAGAGCCTGGCCGAACTCATCGAAGGCGAGGACGTCATGGACGCAGAACCGATCGAAGATGCCGATGACGACTGTCCGGAATGCGGTGAAAACGTCATTTCTGTCGGATACATGCCCTCTGCGCTGGAATTCGTAACAGGGTTCAAGTGCCAGGAATGCGACTGGTCCGACACCGACCGCGACTGA
- a CDS encoding type IV pilin yields the protein MEPRGVSSVIATILLVGVVVILGTVISIFALGTAEDLAAPAPQASFDFDWEKSTRTLTIRHSAGDVFDKSNTERLEVVIRDEDETGQNDFLIARGDWASQSEGGLPVRSGDTFVITGERGGGDIDVERDGTDVDDDSETHEPEIDDPVQIIWYGTDGTSFVVAEYVIKSGEDP from the coding sequence ATGGAGCCCCGTGGTGTTTCTTCCGTCATTGCGACGATTCTCCTCGTCGGTGTCGTTGTCATTCTGGGGACTGTCATCAGCATCTTTGCGTTGGGGACCGCTGAAGATCTGGCTGCCCCCGCACCACAGGCGAGTTTCGACTTCGATTGGGAGAAATCGACGCGAACGCTGACAATCAGGCACTCGGCTGGGGACGTGTTCGACAAATCGAACACCGAACGACTTGAAGTCGTCATCCGAGACGAAGATGAAACGGGACAGAACGACTTCCTCATTGCCAGGGGAGACTGGGCGAGCCAGTCCGAAGGAGGATTGCCAGTCAGGTCCGGAGATACGTTCGTTATCACGGGAGAACGCGGCGGTGGCGATATCGACGTTGAACGGGATGGAACAGATGTCGATGACGACAGTGAAACTCACGAGCCTGAGATAGACGATCCGGTTCAGATCATCTGGTACGGAACGGACGGCACCAGTTTCGTCGTTGCGGAATACGTCATCAAATCCGGCGAAGACCCCTGA
- a CDS encoding carbonic anhydrase, with amino-acid sequence MSQLLRDLLAGNADHASEFRDRFDQVQNSQTPHAVTVCCSDSRVLQDHMWGNSEPGYLFTCSNIGNRVIQRTASGEAVSGDVLYPIEHTLTETAIVVGHTGCGAVTATYDDLTDGLDEPAGIEHCLSVLKPHLEPALEHLPTDIERAAAVNRLVEYNVDRQVEFLRSSDDVPDAVDVFGVVYDFQDVYGGQRGEVHVINIDGETDVDALRAANPDIASRINRLWEY; translated from the coding sequence ATGAGCCAGTTATTACGCGATTTACTTGCCGGAAACGCCGACCATGCGTCGGAGTTCCGGGACCGGTTCGATCAGGTCCAGAACTCCCAGACGCCCCATGCTGTCACGGTCTGTTGTTCGGACTCGCGAGTGCTGCAGGACCATATGTGGGGCAACAGCGAGCCGGGATATCTCTTTACGTGTAGCAACATCGGGAACCGGGTCATCCAGCGGACCGCGTCCGGGGAGGCGGTGTCCGGCGACGTGTTGTACCCGATTGAACATACGCTGACTGAAACAGCTATCGTCGTCGGGCACACCGGTTGCGGCGCGGTGACGGCGACGTACGACGACCTGACCGACGGGCTGGACGAACCGGCGGGTATCGAACACTGTCTCAGCGTACTCAAGCCACACCTCGAACCGGCCTTAGAGCACCTCCCCACGGACATCGAGCGGGCGGCGGCCGTCAACCGGCTCGTCGAGTACAACGTCGACAGGCAGGTCGAGTTCCTCCGCAGTAGCGACGACGTACCGGACGCCGTCGACGTGTTCGGCGTCGTCTACGATTTCCAGGACGTGTACGGCGGCCAACGCGGAGAAGTCCACGTTATCAATATTGACGGGGAAACCGATGTCGACGCGCTGCGGGCGGCCAATCCCGACATCGCCTCACGGATCAACCGCCTCTGGGAGTACTAG
- a CDS encoding chorismate mutase produces the protein MSTNPNPEDMSLDELRDEIRTIDREIVEKIAQRTYVADTIAQVKDEKGLPTTDEQQEQAVMDRAGDNAEQFDVDENLVKAIFRLLIELNKVEQRESR, from the coding sequence ATGAGCACGAATCCGAACCCAGAGGACATGTCGCTAGACGAACTGCGCGACGAAATACGGACGATCGACCGCGAAATCGTCGAGAAGATCGCACAGCGAACCTACGTGGCCGACACCATCGCACAGGTCAAAGACGAGAAGGGACTCCCGACGACCGACGAGCAACAGGAGCAGGCCGTGATGGACCGAGCCGGCGACAACGCGGAGCAGTTCGACGTCGACGAGAACCTCGTGAAAGCGATCTTCAGGCTCCTGATTGAGTTGAACAAGGTCGAGCAGCGAGAGAGTCGGTAG
- a CDS encoding shikimate kinase has product MEGKAAAPAAGTVLNALATGRGAAFAIDEYTTAAVTLTTETDGVTGEVDGAPDADTRLIERCVEYVIDAHGGPQNVGVPAVSGGTVRTESEVPMASGLKSSSAAANATIMATLDALDATERMSREDMARLGVMAARDVGVTVTGAFDDASASMLGGVTVTDNEDDALLAREEIDWDVLVWTPPEQSFSADADVERCRQIAPMARLVEDLALDGDYQRAMTVNGLAFSAALDFETDPVLDALQHVEGVSLSGTGPSFTAVGERTALEAVQEAWDERPGQTWLTTTQTEGTHTV; this is encoded by the coding sequence ATGGAAGGGAAGGCAGCAGCGCCCGCAGCGGGGACGGTGCTTAACGCGCTCGCGACCGGCCGCGGCGCGGCGTTTGCTATCGACGAGTACACGACAGCGGCCGTCACGCTCACGACCGAGACCGACGGCGTCACCGGCGAGGTCGACGGTGCGCCGGACGCCGACACGCGGCTTATCGAACGCTGTGTCGAGTACGTCATCGACGCCCACGGCGGCCCACAGAACGTGGGCGTCCCGGCGGTCTCCGGCGGGACTGTCCGCACAGAGAGCGAGGTCCCGATGGCCTCGGGGCTCAAAAGCTCCAGCGCGGCCGCGAACGCGACCATCATGGCGACGCTCGACGCACTCGACGCAACTGAGCGGATGAGCCGCGAGGACATGGCCCGCCTCGGTGTCATGGCTGCCCGCGACGTGGGCGTCACCGTCACCGGGGCCTTCGACGACGCGTCGGCGTCGATGCTCGGCGGCGTTACCGTCACCGACAACGAGGACGACGCGCTCCTCGCCCGCGAGGAAATCGACTGGGACGTGCTCGTCTGGACGCCGCCCGAGCAGTCTTTCAGTGCCGACGCGGACGTGGAGCGGTGCCGTCAGATAGCGCCGATGGCCCGCCTCGTCGAGGACCTCGCGCTCGACGGCGACTACCAGCGAGCGATGACGGTCAACGGCCTCGCGTTCTCGGCCGCGCTGGATTTCGAGACGGACCCGGTTCTCGATGCGCTCCAGCACGTCGAAGGCGTCTCCCTGTCTGGGACGGGGCCGTCATTCACCGCCGTCGGCGAGCGGACGGCACTCGAAGCCGTACAGGAGGCCTGGGACGAGCGACCCGGACAGACCTGGCTGACGACGACACAAACAGAAGGGACACACACAGTATGA